A single region of the Brachypodium distachyon strain Bd21 chromosome 3, Brachypodium_distachyon_v3.0, whole genome shotgun sequence genome encodes:
- the LOC100842873 gene encoding probable inorganic phosphate transporter 1-8, translated as MARPEQQQGLQVLSALDAAKTQWYHFTAIVVAGMGFFTDAYDLFCISLVTKLLGRIYYTDLSQPNPGTLPPGVAAAVNGVAFCGTLTGQLFFGWLGDKLGRKSVYGMTLLLMVICSIGSGLSFAHTPKSVMATLCFFRFWLGFGIGGDYPLSATIMSEYANKKTRGAFIAAVFAMQGFGILAGGIVTLIISAAFRAAFPEPAYQDNAAASTGTEADFVWRIILMLGAVPALLTYYWRMKMPETARYTALVAKNAKQAASDMSKVLQVQMEDETEKLEEMVSRGKNDFGLFSPQFARRHGLHLVGTATTWFLLDIAFYSQNLFQKDIFAAINWIPKAKTMSAMDEVFRISRAQTLIALCGTVPGYWFTVFLIDVVGRFAIQLMGFFMMTVFMLGLAVPYHHWTTPGNQIGFVVMYAFTFFFANFGPNATTFVVPAEIFPARLRSTCHGISAAAGKAGAMIGAFGFLYAAQDPHKPEAGYKPGIGVRNSLFVLAGVNLLGFMFTFLVPEANGKSLEEMSGEAEDNEEMAGAAVQPSQMA; from the coding sequence ATGGCGcggccggagcagcagcagggtcTGCAGGTGCTGAGCGCGCTGGACGCGGCCAAGACGCAGTGGTACCACTTCACGGCCATCGTGGTGGCCGGCATGGGCTTCTTCACCGACGCCTACGACCTCTTCTGCATCTCCCTCGTCACCAAGCTGCTGGGCCGCATCTACTACACGGACCTCTCCCAGCCCAACCCCGGCACGCTGCCCcccggcgtggcggcggctgtCAACGGCGTGGCCTTCTGCGGCACGCTCACCGGCCAGCTCTTCTTCGGCTGGCTGGGCGACAAGCTTGGCCGCAAGAGCGTCTACGGGATGACGCTCCTGCTCATGGTCATCTGCTCCATCGGCTCGGGCCTCTCCTTCGCGCACACCCCCAAGAGCGTCATGGCCACGCTCTGCTTCTTCCGCTTCTGGCTCGGCTTCGGCATCGGCGGCGACTACCCGCTGTCGGCCACCATCATGTCCGAGTACGCCAACAAGAAGACCCGGGGCGCCTTcatcgccgccgtcttcgccaTGCAAGGCTTCGGCATCCTGGCCGGCGGCATCGTCACGCTCATCATCTCTGCCGCGTTCCGTGCCGCGTTCCCGGAGCCGGCGTACCAGGACAACGCCGCGGCGTCCACGGGCACGGAGGCCGACTTCGTGTGGCGGATCATCCTGATGCTGGGCGCGGTGCCAGCGCTGCTGACCTACTACTGGCGGATGAAGATGCCCGAGACGGCGCGGTACACGGCGCTGGTGGCCAAGAACGCCAAGCAGGCGGCGTCCGACATGTCCAAGGTGCTGCAGGTGCAGATGGAGgacgagacggagaagctggaggagatggtgagcCGGGGCAAGAACGACTTCGGGCTCTTCTCCCCGCAGTTCGCgcgccggcacgggctccaCCTGGTGGGCACGGCCACCACCTGGTTCCTCCTGGACATCGCCTTCTACAGCCAGAACCTGTTCCAGAAGGACATCTTCGCAGCCATTAACTGGATCCCCAAGGCGAAAACCATGAGCGCCATGGACGAGGTGTTCCGCATCTCCCGCGCGCAGACGCTCATCGCGCTCTGCGGCACCGTGCCGGGCTACTGGTTCACCGTCTTCCTCATCGACGTCGTGGGCCGCTTCGCGATCCAGCTCATGGGCTTCTTCATGATGACCGTCTTCATGCTGGGCCTCGCCGTGCCGTACCACCACTGGACCACGCCAGGGAACCAGATCGGGTTCGTGGTCATGTACGCAttcaccttcttcttcgcAAACTTCGGGCCCAACGCCACCACGTTCGTCGTGCCGGCGGAGATCTTCCCGGCAAGGCTGAGGTCCACGTGCCACGGGATATCGGCGGCCGCGGGGAAGGCCGGAGCCATGATCGGGGCATTCGGGTTCCTCTACGCGGCGCAGGACCCGCACAAGCCGGAGGCAGGGTACAAGCCAGGGATCGGCGTCAGGAACTCGCTCTTCGTGCTCGCTGGGGTCAACCTGTTGGGGTTCATGTTCACGTTCCTCGTGCCGGAGGCCAACGGGAAGTCGCTCGAGGAGATGTCCGGCGAGGCCGAGGACAACGAGGAgatggccggcgccgccgtgcagCCGTCTCAAATGGCCTAG